The bacterium genome includes the window GGTTTGGGCGGCCCCTTCGAGCGTCGGGTCAATCTCGGCAATCTCCTTCTTGATACGCGCAAACACCTCCTCGATCTCCCGCCGTGCAGATGCAAACAGCTCCTCGGCCCGGCCTTCATTCTGTTCGTGCACAAGCTCGCGGGCAAGGACGTGCTGTTCTTCGGTCAGCAGTCGCTCGATGGAAATGCCACTCTTCTCGACCGCCCGCGCCGCCCGTTCGTCCAATAGTGTGACCGACATCCGCGGAAACAGAACCGGCGACGTCACCTCAAGCTCGCGGTAGAAGGGAGCGATCTGCGCCTGATAGTCCAGTTCACCCGGCCCCGCCACGTAGGCAATCGTGGGCAACACAAAATCCTGATAGAGAGGACGAAGCGCCGCCTTGGGACTGATTCGCTCGCTCGCATCACGCGCAACTCGAAGCAGCGCTTCTTTCTCAAAACGCTCGGTCTTCCCCGACGGATGCCGCACCTCACCTTCATACGTGAGCGATGCGCGCACATGATCCTCACCCGTCAGGTAGAAAAGATACGCGTCGGGCGTCGGACTCAGAATCGCCGACCAGCTATTCGCTCGCAATTCACTTGACCGCGTCTCCAGAATCTCGCCGAGTCTCCGCCCGCCCGCGATCACCTTCTCCCACAATTGCGCGGCCATGCGCTTTAGCTCGGGCTCCATCCCTTCGACAATCAGAAGTCCTCGACTACCCAGTGTTCGCGCCAAGAGCCTGCCCATCCCATCCGAGAGCGTCGTCTGCGAGTACGCTTCCCGAAGGAGCGCGACCCCATCCTCGTTCACTTCTCCACTGGCTTCGGCAAGCTGCGCGATATGTCTATCCGCGTTGACCGCGTATCGCCCCACTTCATAACC containing:
- the bshC gene encoding bacillithiol biosynthesis cysteine-adding enzyme BshC; this translates as MREIIETIQHIPFTNLPGFSRSWRAVTAGESSGDLYLREPMSVSACREAAEETLRQERPWRELADLLEQGGKRYGVPETTLARLSTLREGKAVMVVTGQQVGYLGGPFYTFLKAYHATRLAARLEKELARPVLPLFWLEGEDHDLEEVRDAHFFDRNGELQTLRFEPPEEISGYEVGRYAVNADRHIAQLAEASGEVNEDGVALLREAYSQTTLSDGMGRLLARTLGSRGLLIVEGMEPELKRMAAQLWEKVIAGGRRLGEILETRSSELRANSWSAILSPTPDAYLFYLTGEDHVRASLTYEGEVRHPSGKTERFEKEALLRVARDASERISPKAALRPLYQDFVLPTIAYVAGPGELDYQAQIAPFYRELEVTSPVLFPRMSVTLLDERAARAVEKSGISIERLLTEEQHVLARELVHEQNEGRAEELFASARREIEEVFARIKKEIAEIDPTLEGAAQTGAGKSLHPLEQLREKAERALKQKHGTLLARLEKALLLVKPQDQLSERVLGTGYRLVKLGEKALLELLDSLSDEQQHQVVSVDR